The Coffea arabica cultivar ET-39 chromosome 1e, Coffea Arabica ET-39 HiFi, whole genome shotgun sequence genome has a window encoding:
- the LOC113699358 gene encoding F-box/LRR-repeat protein At4g14103 yields MADPPEKKVQRIPDGDSIDRLSALSDCVLLHILSLLKTKEAAATSILSTRWRNLFVSLPDIDLCFCVDDDASDRDRLFYQFTHFSNRVIEQRNTAPIRKIRLRVEHFVERYRLAFESLLISAAAAISTYSVDQLRISVEMDTTEKFSVLFPPGIFSSETIVSLSLNLDVGWNVPDFVWLPNLKYLYLMRFTLVDEDSIQRFLQGCPLLEHLILTVQPFSYASESEESIEVEVLHISSPLLKVLVLCWNEKVELEFTVVVKSENLETLVCSLEGQHKVIVDAPNLKSLNVDGHVLEVHIIQSLVSIDKAVVRAEFLHNVTNLGDLFLRVQHAFEFISGLQNVKSLNLSENILKALYFSQPALPTFRNLIKLELEPVYCHSFPRSWILQVLSNLFESSPYLEVLIFSEVFKNYFGEDEKFGSVFPQAFPLSFIEHLKVIEMSNFKGEEHEFKLAEYFLKNGKSLK; encoded by the exons ATGGCTGATCCTCCAGAAAAGAAGGTGCAAAGAATCCCAGATGGTGATAGTATTGATAGGTTGAGTGCACTTTCGGACTGTGTTCTGCTCCACATCCTTTCACTTTTGAAGACAAAAGAAGCTGCAGCCACCTCAATTCTGTCCACGAGATGGAGAAATCTTTTTGTTTCGCTACCTGATATTGATTTATGTTTCTGTGTGGATGATGATGCTTCTGACCGTGATAGACTGTTTTATCAGTTTACACATTTCTCTAATAGAGTGATTGAACAACGAAATACGGCTCCAATCAGAAAGATTCGACTCCGCGTGGAGCATTTTGTTGAAAGGTACCGTTTGGCTTTTGAATCATTGTTGATATCTGCAGCTGCTGCAATTTCTACTTACAGTGTCGACCAACTTCGTATTTCGGTTGAAATGGATACAACTGAGAAATTTTCTGTACTTTTTCCACCTGGAATTTTTTCATCTGAAACTATAGTTTCTTTATCACTAAACCTTGACGTGGGTTGGAATGTTCCTGATTTTGTTTGGTTGCCAAATCTCAAGTATCTTTACTTGATGCGATTCACATTGGTAGATGAAGATTCTATTCAGAGGTTTCTTCAAGGTTGCCCTTTGCTTGAACACCTGATATTAACAGTGCAACCTTTCAGCTATGCGAGTGAGAGTGAAGAAAGCATTGAAGTCGAAGTTCTTCATATCTCGAGTCCCTTGTTGAAAGTCCTGGTGCTCTGTTGGAATGAAAAAGTTGAACTAGAGTTCACTGTTGTTGTGAAGTCAGAAAATCTTGAGACTTTGGTATGTTCCCTCGAGGGGCAGCATAAAGTTATCGTAGATGCCCCAAATCTGAAGTCCTTGAACGTTGACGGTCATGTACTTGAAGTACACATAATTCAGAGCCTGGTATCTATTGATAAGGCAGTAGTACGAGCTGAATTTCTGCATAATGTGACAAATCTAGGTGACTTATTTTTACGTGTTCAGCATGCTTTTGAGTTTATTAGTGGGTTGCAAAATGTGAAATCACTGAATTTGTCAGAGAACATTTTAAAG GCTCTCTATTTTTCTCAACCAGCATTGCCAACTTTCAGAAACTTGATCAAGCTGGAGCTTGAACCTGTTTATTGCCATTCTTTTCCTCGTAGCTGGATCTTACAGGTGTTATCAAACTTATTTGAAAGTTCCCCTTACCTTGAAGTGCTTATCTTTAGTGAG GTATTCAAGAACTACTTTGGCGAAGATGAGAAATTTGGTTCTGTTTTTCCACAGGCTTTTCCACTATCTTTCATTGAGCATCTTAAGGTAATAGAAATGAGTAATTTTAAAGGGGAAGAACATGAATTCAAGCTGGCGGAATATTTTTTGAAGAATGGAAAATCTCTGAAGTAG